The following proteins are encoded in a genomic region of Pikeienuella piscinae:
- a CDS encoding ATP-binding protein translates to MIFKRYFPRSLFGRALIIFVAPVILLQAVVAYVFIQRHFDGATAQMARAVAKELNYAVDLVERTDDPVIAQSTLDELIDPLGMKFGLVEGAIVEPAAIRDFYDIPGGAVEEAFKREVHRPLALDLVSDAKVIDARVQTAKGVLRVLIPRDRMISSNPEYLLFWMFGTAAALMAVAVFFLRRQIQPIRALAAAADDFGKGRDTPFRPRGAEEVRRAGAAFLDMKVRLERQIEQRTKMLSGVSHDLKTPLTRMKLALAMLPPDAEVRELQRDVDEMERMLGEFLAFARGEQGEEISAVDPVEIAEEVAADARRRGATVSVLSTVDTPGDATAPLKRMAVKRALGNLVGNAVEFGDRIDISTRVTRKFIEFTVEDDGPGIPEAAREAAFRPFERLDAARNQDKGGGVGLGLSIALDIARGHGGELSLHESERLGGLKARFRAPR, encoded by the coding sequence ATGATCTTCAAGAGATACTTTCCGCGCAGTCTCTTCGGCCGTGCGCTGATCATCTTTGTCGCGCCTGTGATCCTGTTGCAGGCGGTCGTCGCCTACGTGTTCATCCAGCGCCATTTCGACGGCGCGACCGCACAAATGGCGCGCGCCGTCGCGAAGGAGCTGAACTACGCCGTCGACCTCGTCGAACGGACCGATGACCCGGTCATCGCGCAATCGACCCTGGACGAGCTGATCGACCCCCTGGGCATGAAGTTCGGCCTCGTGGAGGGCGCGATCGTCGAGCCTGCGGCGATCCGCGACTTCTACGACATTCCCGGCGGCGCGGTGGAGGAGGCGTTCAAACGCGAGGTTCATCGCCCGCTGGCGCTCGATCTGGTCTCCGACGCGAAGGTGATCGACGCTCGGGTGCAGACGGCGAAGGGCGTTTTAAGGGTGCTCATTCCGCGCGACCGGATGATCTCGTCCAACCCGGAATACCTGCTCTTCTGGATGTTCGGCACCGCGGCCGCGCTGATGGCGGTGGCGGTTTTCTTCCTCCGCCGGCAGATCCAGCCGATCCGCGCCCTCGCCGCCGCCGCCGACGATTTCGGCAAGGGGCGCGACACGCCCTTCCGGCCGCGCGGCGCCGAAGAAGTGCGCCGCGCCGGCGCCGCCTTTCTCGACATGAAGGTCCGGCTGGAACGGCAGATCGAACAGCGCACGAAAATGCTCTCCGGCGTCAGCCACGACCTGAAGACGCCGCTGACCCGGATGAAGCTGGCGCTCGCCATGCTGCCCCCGGACGCGGAAGTGCGCGAGCTTCAACGGGATGTCGACGAAATGGAGCGGATGCTGGGCGAGTTCCTCGCCTTCGCGCGGGGCGAGCAGGGGGAAGAGATCTCCGCCGTCGACCCGGTGGAGATCGCCGAGGAAGTGGCGGCCGACGCGCGGCGGCGCGGGGCGACCGTCTCGGTCCTCTCCACGGTCGATACGCCCGGCGACGCGACCGCGCCGCTGAAACGCATGGCGGTGAAACGCGCGCTCGGCAATCTTGTCGGCAACGCCGTGGAGTTCGGCGACCGAATCGACATCTCGACGCGGGTGACGCGCAAATTCATCGAGTTCACCGTCGAGGATGACGGCCCCGGCATTCCGGAAGCCGCGCGCGAGGCGGCGTTCCGCCCGTTCGAACGGCTGGACGCGGCGCGCAATCAGGACAAGGGCGGCGGCGTCGGCCTCGGCCTCTCCATCGCGCTCGACATCGCGCGTGGCCACGGCGGCGAGTTGTCGCTCCATGAGAGCGAGCGTCTTGGCGGGTTGAAGGCGCGGTTCCGCGCTCCGCGCTGA
- a CDS encoding MBL fold metallo-hydrolase, translated as MDDPFNRNPDVEYGGAVRLAPQVRRVTAPNPSPMTFTGTQSYIVGEGDVAVIDPGPVSPDHLKALLGALAPGEKVGAILVTHTHIDHSPGAAALKAATGAPTYGFGRHGAGTSAMMAELAASGAAFGGGEGADRDFTPDETMADGAALDIGGARLTAIHTPGHLSNHLAFELGSGGVFTGDLVMGWATTLVSPPEGDMAGFMASMARMAARGDRVFWPGHGHPVDDPAAMIAHQVDHRRGREAQIVAALAADGAATPAALTAAIYTDIDPRLHGAAARNVFAHLLGLVAEGRAEAEGAIAPDARYHLT; from the coding sequence ATGGACGACCCTTTCAACCGCAACCCGGACGTCGAATACGGCGGCGCCGTGCGTCTGGCGCCACAGGTGCGCCGGGTGACGGCGCCGAATCCCTCGCCGATGACCTTCACCGGGACGCAGAGCTATATCGTCGGCGAGGGCGATGTCGCGGTGATCGATCCGGGCCCGGTCTCACCTGACCATCTGAAGGCGCTTCTCGGCGCACTGGCGCCGGGGGAGAAGGTCGGCGCGATCCTCGTCACCCATACCCATATCGACCATTCGCCGGGCGCGGCCGCGCTGAAAGCGGCGACCGGCGCGCCGACCTACGGGTTCGGCCGGCACGGCGCCGGAACCAGCGCGATGATGGCCGAACTGGCGGCCTCGGGCGCCGCGTTCGGCGGTGGCGAAGGCGCGGACCGGGATTTCACGCCAGACGAGACGATGGCTGACGGCGCGGCGCTGGATATCGGCGGCGCGCGGCTGACGGCGATCCACACTCCGGGGCATCTTTCGAATCATCTGGCGTTCGAACTGGGATCGGGGGGTGTCTTCACCGGCGATCTGGTGATGGGCTGGGCGACGACGCTGGTCTCGCCGCCGGAAGGAGACATGGCTGGCTTCATGGCGTCGATGGCGCGGATGGCGGCGCGCGGCGACAGGGTGTTCTGGCCCGGCCATGGCCACCCGGTGGACGACCCGGCGGCGATGATCGCGCATCAGGTCGATCATCGGCGGGGCCGCGAGGCGCAGATCGTCGCGGCGCTGGCCGCCGATGGCGCGGCGACGCCGGCGGCGCTGACCGCCGCGATCTACACCGATATCGATCCGCGCCTTCACGGCGCGGCGGCGCGCAATGTCTTCGCGCATCTTCTCGGCCTGGTCGCGGAGGGGCGGGCGGAGGCCGAGGGCGCGATCGCTCCGGATGCGCGCTATCATCTGACCTGA
- a CDS encoding M48 family metallopeptidase: MAAPVKYDLLEAPGRYFDGRTAAARDVVVKFGDASLILMTHEDMPITHWSLAGLRDLGAGAGALSLTPDYESDERLVLDDPDMVAAIRQVCPALGLPRPVSRSRWRRAIVWAAAALGSVYVIVFHLAPALSDRMAALIPPEAEIAMGEEMATQFAMILSKGEPRFCAGGAGGRALATLTARLEGAADAHLPLTVRVLDHPMVNAFALPGGQIILFRGLLRNADSPEALAGVLAHEIGHVAARDPTRLTLRSAGTAGMIGLLLGDFTGATVTVALSEALLRSGYQREAEAAADDYAAKLLAAEGLPTAPLAGFFRKLKGEKGDGAPALSHLSSHPDLDGRAAEMRAADTIGDAPYEPALSDQDWVALRNICR; encoded by the coding sequence ATGGCGGCCCCGGTCAAATACGACCTGCTCGAAGCTCCGGGCCGCTATTTCGACGGCCGGACCGCGGCGGCCCGCGACGTGGTGGTGAAGTTCGGCGACGCCTCGCTCATTCTGATGACGCATGAGGACATGCCGATCACCCACTGGTCGCTGGCCGGGCTCCGCGACCTCGGGGCGGGGGCCGGCGCGCTCTCGCTGACGCCCGACTACGAGAGCGACGAGCGGCTGGTGCTGGACGACCCCGACATGGTCGCGGCGATTCGCCAGGTCTGCCCGGCGCTCGGGTTGCCGCGTCCGGTTTCACGCTCGCGCTGGCGGCGGGCGATTGTCTGGGCGGCGGCCGCGCTCGGTTCGGTCTACGTGATCGTGTTCCACCTCGCACCGGCGCTTTCAGACCGGATGGCCGCGCTCATCCCGCCCGAGGCCGAGATCGCGATGGGCGAAGAGATGGCGACGCAGTTCGCCATGATTCTCTCCAAGGGCGAGCCGCGATTCTGCGCTGGCGGCGCCGGCGGCCGGGCGCTGGCGACGCTGACGGCCCGACTGGAGGGCGCCGCCGACGCGCATCTGCCGCTCACCGTGCGGGTGCTCGATCATCCTATGGTCAACGCCTTCGCCCTTCCCGGCGGTCAGATCATCCTTTTTCGCGGCCTGCTGCGAAATGCCGACAGCCCGGAGGCGCTGGCCGGCGTCCTTGCGCATGAGATCGGCCATGTCGCCGCCCGCGACCCGACCCGGCTGACGCTCCGATCGGCGGGAACCGCGGGAATGATCGGGCTGCTTCTCGGCGATTTCACCGGTGCGACGGTCACGGTGGCGCTTTCCGAGGCGCTTCTGCGTTCCGGCTATCAGCGCGAGGCGGAGGCCGCGGCCGACGACTACGCCGCGAAGCTGCTCGCCGCCGAAGGGTTGCCGACCGCGCCGCTCGCAGGGTTCTTCCGGAAGCTGAAGGGCGAGAAGGGCGACGGCGCGCCGGCGCTCTCGCATCTCTCGTCGCATCCCGATCTCGACGGCCGCGCGGCGGAGATGCGGGCCGCCGACACCATCGGCGACGCACCCTATGAGCCGGCGCTCTCCGATCAGGACTGGGTCGCGCTGCGCAATATCTGCCGCTGA
- a CDS encoding DUF898 family protein produces MTFTGQAAQPHGDAPSGGARVAEPVRPEYSGARLSLFLIALTRMIVTILTFGIGRFWMITRLRRYYWSSVVIDGAPLEYTGRAGEKLIGFLVAVVILAVYLLVVNLALAFVGLSWFQGNPLALQLPFLALLPLIFWARYRARRYILARTRWRGIRFGLAPGAWGYAARALFWWAATVLTLGFLYPLKQMMLARYTTDRSFYGDLRFEQRGGWGPLLLSWLWFWAPLALAVGLIASALAGFEFDRISGEREVFSFAAGIAGGPGLLILTAFWLVFAFIRHRVFSFRYLNSGKVLDGRASANVTLSVWSVIGIYVLAGLVIGIGVGLTALVFTVIGFGLLAAGPEPTDLFDVLGSGEIPALSGLIALAISGLVYLPVIAVFSALRHAFISHPLIAATAKTIRFHDLGAASRARQRRHDEQAEAGGFADALGADIGGAF; encoded by the coding sequence ATGACATTCACGGGCCAGGCCGCCCAGCCGCACGGCGACGCGCCGTCAGGGGGGGCGCGCGTGGCTGAGCCGGTTCGCCCGGAATATTCCGGCGCCCGGCTGAGCCTCTTCCTGATCGCGCTGACGCGGATGATCGTCACGATTCTCACGTTCGGGATCGGCCGCTTCTGGATGATCACCCGCCTCAGGCGTTATTACTGGTCATCGGTGGTGATCGATGGCGCGCCGCTCGAATATACCGGGCGGGCCGGTGAGAAGCTGATCGGCTTTCTCGTCGCGGTGGTGATTCTCGCGGTCTATCTCCTGGTGGTGAATTTGGCGCTCGCCTTCGTCGGGCTCTCCTGGTTCCAGGGCAATCCGCTGGCGTTGCAGCTTCCCTTTCTCGCCCTCTTGCCGCTGATCTTCTGGGCTCGTTACCGGGCCCGGCGCTATATCCTCGCCCGAACCCGCTGGCGCGGCATCCGCTTCGGGCTGGCGCCGGGGGCCTGGGGTTACGCCGCACGCGCGCTGTTCTGGTGGGCGGCGACGGTGCTCACGCTCGGTTTTCTCTATCCGCTGAAGCAGATGATGCTCGCCCGCTACACGACCGACCGGAGCTTCTACGGCGATCTCCGCTTCGAGCAGCGGGGCGGCTGGGGGCCGCTCCTCCTGAGCTGGCTCTGGTTCTGGGCGCCACTGGCGTTGGCCGTCGGTCTCATCGCCTCCGCCCTCGCCGGGTTCGAATTCGACCGGATCTCCGGTGAGAGGGAGGTTTTCTCCTTCGCCGCCGGGATCGCCGGGGGGCCCGGGCTCCTCATCCTCACCGCCTTCTGGCTGGTTTTCGCATTCATCCGGCACCGGGTTTTCAGCTTCCGCTATCTCAACAGCGGCAAGGTGCTTGACGGGCGCGCCTCGGCGAATGTGACGCTCAGCGTCTGGTCGGTGATCGGCATCTACGTTCTCGCCGGGCTGGTGATCGGGATCGGCGTCGGACTGACCGCATTGGTCTTCACGGTGATCGGTTTCGGCCTGCTCGCCGCCGGACCCGAGCCGACGGACCTGTTCGACGTGCTCGGGAGCGGTGAGATTCCCGCGCTCTCCGGGCTGATCGCGCTCGCAATCTCCGGGTTGGTCTACCTGCCGGTGATCGCGGTCTTTTCCGCTCTCAGGCACGCCTTCATCAGCCACCCGCTCATCGCCGCGACGGCGAAAACCATCCGCTTCCACGATCTCGGGGCGGCCAGCCGCGCGCGGCAGCGCCGCCATGACGAGCAGGCGGAGGCCGGCGGTTTCGCCGACGCGCTCGGCGCCGATATCGGCGGGGCGTTCTGA
- a CDS encoding adenylate/guanylate cyclase domain-containing protein: MTEPAPTQASTFAAEDARRLRWITVARTVALVGIIGVVAAVNPPASWSYYFSLISCFAITGWANYAVSRSRWEGAWRAYAFAALDFALLTFTLIVPAPGAREGLPDVFFLRFDSFDYFYVILASLAISLRPSLLVWGGLCGVAFWSVGLVWLARGEAVTLEEPGGPDDAAIRALANAANPHHLDLGVQFQGLAIFFITSILLAVAVAASLRLAMREAAQERRAANLSRYLPAEMIESLADRDAPFGAERETEAAILFADIVGFSRIAEQRAPHEVVALLREVQALIEAQVFAQGGVLDKFIGDGAMASFGAVRRDGEDGREAAVRAVECARGILAAAAERNRRGGEPARISVGLHFGPVVVGDVGSARRMELAVIGDAVNVAARLETMTRELGVGAAVSDQAVAAAGRPAGLRLIGPRPIQGREKPVTVWAIDQP, from the coding sequence GTGACCGAGCCCGCGCCAACCCAGGCCAGCACTTTCGCCGCCGAGGACGCGCGCCGGCTGAGATGGATCACCGTCGCCCGGACCGTCGCGCTGGTTGGGATCATCGGCGTCGTGGCTGCGGTCAACCCGCCCGCCTCCTGGTCCTATTATTTCTCGTTGATCTCATGCTTCGCCATCACAGGCTGGGCGAATTACGCGGTCAGCCGCTCGCGTTGGGAGGGCGCCTGGCGCGCCTACGCGTTCGCCGCCCTCGATTTCGCGCTGCTGACCTTCACGCTGATCGTTCCCGCCCCCGGCGCGCGGGAGGGTCTGCCGGACGTCTTCTTCCTCCGCTTCGATAGTTTCGATTACTTCTACGTGATCCTCGCAAGCCTGGCGATCTCGCTGCGCCCCTCGCTGCTGGTCTGGGGCGGGCTCTGTGGCGTCGCGTTCTGGAGCGTCGGTCTCGTCTGGCTGGCCCGGGGCGAGGCCGTCACCCTCGAGGAGCCGGGAGGCCCCGACGACGCAGCGATACGGGCGCTCGCCAACGCCGCTAATCCGCATCACCTCGATCTCGGGGTGCAATTCCAGGGGCTGGCGATCTTCTTCATCACCTCCATCCTGCTTGCGGTGGCGGTGGCGGCTTCGCTGCGCCTCGCGATGCGCGAGGCCGCGCAGGAGCGCCGGGCGGCCAATCTCTCGCGCTATCTTCCCGCCGAAATGATCGAGTCGCTCGCCGACAGGGATGCGCCTTTCGGCGCGGAGCGCGAGACGGAGGCGGCGATCCTCTTCGCCGACATTGTCGGCTTCTCCCGCATCGCCGAACAGCGCGCGCCGCATGAGGTCGTCGCCCTTTTGCGCGAGGTTCAGGCGTTGATCGAGGCTCAGGTCTTCGCCCAGGGGGGCGTCCTCGACAAGTTCATCGGCGACGGCGCGATGGCGAGCTTCGGCGCCGTCCGGCGGGACGGGGAGGACGGCCGCGAGGCCGCTGTGCGCGCCGTGGAATGCGCTCGCGGGATCCTCGCCGCCGCGGCGGAACGGAACCGCCGCGGCGGCGAGCCGGCGCGGATCTCGGTCGGCCTGCATTTCGGACCGGTCGTGGTCGGCGATGTCGGCTCCGCGCGCCGCATGGAGCTCGCGGTGATCGGCGACGCCGTCAATGTCGCGGCCCGGCTGGAGACGATGACGCGTGAACTCGGAGTCGGCGCCGCGGTCAGCGACCAGGCGGTGGCGGCCGCGGGCCGGCCGGCGGGGCTGAGGCTGATCGGCCCGCGCCCGATCCAGGGCCGGGAAAAGCCGGTGACCGTCTGGGCGATCGACCAGCCCTGA
- a CDS encoding long-chain-fatty-acid--CoA ligase, producing MRDLMQHWEMRVSHIIDHAAKYHPNRPIISRSVEGPIETTNWAGIHEGARKTAQALTASGLKPGEAVGVMAWNTARHLKVWYGVSGAGCVLHTLNPRLSADQLVYIINHAEDRMLMVDPDLAPVIAAIADRLETVKQYVILTDRAHMPDHLPGALCYEEWIGAEDGDFAWVEGDEREACGICYTSGTTGNPKGVVYTHRSNMLHALAASAPDCVNLSSRDVLMPVVPLFHANGWSLAYTAPMNGAAMVMPGRDMTPAALYEMLEHGVTLTAAVPTIWLGMLRYLKEGGKSFSTLKRVVIGGSSCPRAVIEAFQNDYGVQVLHAWGMTETSPLGSTGSLKPEVASLDDEAKLDIQCTVGHPPFTVDLKITDDSGEELPWDGAGQGKLWVRGPGVVRRYLKAEKDAAEPDGWFDTGDVATMDANAYVRITDRSKDVIKSGGEWISSIDMENAAVGHPGVAEAAAVGVPHPKWDERPILVCVKAPGENPDPEDIIELASKGLAKWQRPDDVLFVDELPHTATGKISKLHLRQRLKEMDYKLPEFR from the coding sequence ATGCGCGACCTGATGCAGCACTGGGAGATGCGCGTCTCGCACATCATCGACCACGCCGCGAAATATCATCCGAACCGCCCGATCATTTCGCGCTCGGTCGAAGGGCCGATCGAAACGACGAACTGGGCGGGCATTCACGAGGGCGCGCGCAAGACAGCGCAGGCGCTCACCGCCTCCGGGCTGAAGCCGGGCGAGGCGGTCGGCGTCATGGCATGGAACACCGCGCGCCATCTCAAGGTCTGGTACGGCGTCTCCGGAGCCGGCTGCGTGCTCCATACGCTCAACCCGCGGCTCTCCGCCGACCAACTGGTCTATATCATCAACCATGCCGAGGACCGGATGCTGATGGTCGATCCCGACCTCGCGCCGGTCATCGCCGCCATCGCCGACCGGCTGGAGACGGTGAAGCAATACGTCATCCTGACCGACCGCGCGCACATGCCTGACCATCTGCCGGGCGCGCTCTGCTATGAGGAATGGATCGGCGCCGAGGACGGCGATTTCGCATGGGTGGAGGGCGACGAGCGCGAAGCCTGCGGCATCTGCTACACCTCCGGCACCACCGGCAACCCGAAGGGCGTCGTCTACACGCATCGCTCCAACATGCTGCACGCGCTGGCCGCCTCGGCGCCGGACTGCGTCAACCTCTCGTCGCGCGACGTGCTGATGCCGGTCGTGCCGCTCTTTCACGCCAATGGCTGGTCGCTCGCCTACACGGCGCCGATGAACGGCGCGGCCATGGTGATGCCGGGCCGCGACATGACCCCGGCCGCGCTCTACGAGATGCTTGAGCATGGCGTCACCCTGACCGCCGCGGTCCCGACGATCTGGCTCGGCATGCTGCGCTACCTGAAGGAAGGCGGGAAAAGCTTCTCCACGCTCAAGCGCGTGGTGATCGGCGGCTCCTCCTGCCCGCGCGCGGTGATCGAGGCGTTCCAGAACGATTACGGCGTGCAGGTTCTTCACGCCTGGGGCATGACGGAGACTTCACCACTCGGCAGCACCGGCTCCCTCAAGCCGGAGGTGGCGTCGCTGGACGACGAGGCCAAGCTCGACATCCAGTGCACGGTCGGGCACCCGCCCTTCACCGTCGATCTGAAGATTACCGACGATTCCGGCGAAGAGCTGCCGTGGGACGGCGCTGGCCAGGGCAAGCTCTGGGTCCGCGGCCCCGGCGTCGTCCGGCGCTACCTGAAAGCGGAGAAGGACGCGGCTGAACCGGATGGCTGGTTCGACACCGGCGACGTCGCGACGATGGACGCCAACGCCTATGTGCGCATCACCGACCGCTCCAAGGACGTCATCAAGTCGGGCGGCGAGTGGATCAGCTCCATCGACATGGAGAACGCCGCCGTCGGCCATCCCGGCGTCGCGGAGGCCGCCGCGGTCGGCGTCCCGCATCCGAAATGGGATGAGAGGCCGATCCTCGTCTGCGTCAAGGCGCCGGGCGAGAACCCGGACCCGGAAGACATCATCGAACTCGCGTCCAAGGGTCTCGCGAAATGGCAGCGTCCGGACGACGTGCTCTTCGTTGACGAACTGCCGCACACCGCGACCGGCAAGATCTCCAAACTCCATCTCCGCCAGCGGCTGAAGGAGATGGACTACAAGCTGCCGGAATTCCGCTGA
- a CDS encoding oligosaccharide flippase family protein gives MALPDWARSTAPDGRFSAARGGIGRGLSLNMLSAVFQLLGAVLSTVILSRILLAEDFGVYGMIMPFVAVLLLVVDGGSVYYMLRSEQVVEREADGLFWYALACGAAGACLLLIASPGIAWAMNEERLVGAGAVAACALLFSGLGSQHGALMMRCFRNDLRALAIIGGVVAGVGLGLALAVAGLGYWALIALLTVRIGATSLLYIGLSGWRPGRPKWDGALLADIVRLARPTLAGRVVLAVVRESDKIIVGLLYSTASAGFYAFAQMLSVMPLLQIVSPTLTVVLPWLSEIKSDRDEVFRRFWDLLCIFTYVFLAPALFASLFAGALFALVLGAEMQPSAAPFRILIVSAVAGMAFAFAGISFQVMDRPDITERQHYRMALIFALCYALAALDSRFETIAIATLVGNTAALALRLRACIIFYEAAAAAAVKRLAKALLASAAPALLVLLFASAVEPGAITGGVTGDLFIHAALFTAIYAALGFRLFAIDPRQIVRRLRARR, from the coding sequence ATGGCACTGCCGGACTGGGCGCGCAGCACGGCCCCCGATGGCCGGTTCTCGGCGGCGCGCGGCGGCATCGGACGCGGCCTGTCGCTGAACATGCTTTCGGCGGTTTTTCAGCTCCTCGGCGCGGTGCTCAGCACCGTCATCCTCTCGCGCATCCTTCTGGCGGAGGATTTCGGCGTCTACGGCATGATCATGCCTTTCGTCGCGGTCCTCCTGCTCGTCGTCGATGGCGGCTCGGTCTACTACATGCTGCGCAGCGAGCAGGTGGTGGAGCGCGAGGCCGACGGGCTCTTCTGGTATGCGCTCGCCTGTGGCGCGGCGGGCGCCTGCCTTCTGCTGATCGCGTCGCCCGGAATCGCCTGGGCGATGAACGAGGAGCGGCTGGTCGGCGCCGGCGCCGTCGCCGCCTGCGCGCTGCTGTTCTCCGGGCTCGGCTCGCAGCACGGCGCGCTGATGATGCGATGCTTTCGCAACGATCTCAGGGCGCTGGCGATCATCGGCGGGGTCGTCGCCGGCGTCGGGCTCGGCCTCGCGCTCGCGGTCGCCGGTCTCGGCTACTGGGCGCTGATCGCGCTGCTGACCGTCCGGATCGGCGCGACCAGCCTGCTCTATATCGGGCTCTCCGGCTGGCGGCCCGGCCGTCCGAAATGGGATGGCGCGCTGCTGGCGGACATCGTCCGCCTGGCGCGCCCGACGCTGGCCGGGCGTGTCGTGCTCGCGGTGGTGCGCGAAAGCGACAAGATCATCGTCGGCCTGCTCTACTCCACCGCGTCGGCGGGGTTCTACGCATTCGCGCAGATGCTCTCCGTCATGCCGCTTCTCCAGATCGTGTCCCCGACCCTCACCGTCGTCCTGCCCTGGCTGAGCGAGATCAAGTCCGACCGTGACGAGGTATTCCGCCGGTTCTGGGATCTCCTCTGCATCTTCACCTACGTGTTCCTCGCTCCTGCGCTTTTCGCCTCTCTCTTCGCCGGCGCGCTCTTCGCGCTCGTGCTCGGGGCGGAAATGCAGCCGTCTGCGGCGCCGTTCCGGATTCTCATCGTCTCGGCGGTCGCCGGCATGGCCTTCGCATTCGCCGGCATTTCGTTCCAGGTCATGGACCGCCCCGACATCACCGAGCGCCAGCACTATCGCATGGCGCTCATCTTCGCGCTCTGCTACGCGCTCGCCGCGCTCGACTCGCGGTTCGAAACCATCGCGATCGCCACGCTCGTCGGCAACACGGCCGCGTTGGCGCTGCGTCTCAGGGCCTGCATCATCTTTTACGAAGCCGCCGCCGCCGCCGCGGTGAAGCGGCTGGCGAAGGCGCTTCTGGCCAGCGCCGCGCCGGCGCTGCTCGTTCTCCTCTTCGCCAGCGCAGTCGAGCCAGGGGCGATCACCGGCGGCGTGACCGGCGATCTCTTCATCCACGCCGCGCTCTTCACCGCGATCTACGCCGCGCTCGGCTTCCGGCTATTCGCGATCGACCCGCGGCAGATTGTCCGCCGTTTGCGCGCACGGCGGTGA